In Symmachiella dynata, the following are encoded in one genomic region:
- a CDS encoding type II toxin-antitoxin system ParD family antitoxin, whose product MATIIPPELEAFVEREVASGKFRSRDEAISEGLRLLKEREEKLDLLRNDIQAGLDQLDHGQAISINDAAEHRKFFDDIQRRGLERLAAKKNVP is encoded by the coding sequence ATGGCAACAATAATCCCCCCCGAATTGGAAGCGTTTGTCGAACGCGAAGTCGCCAGCGGCAAGTTCCGCTCGCGAGATGAGGCAATTTCAGAAGGACTGCGACTACTGAAGGAACGCGAAGAGAAACTTGACCTCCTCCGGAATGACATCCAAGCTGGACTTGACCAACTAGATCATGGTCAAGCCATTTCAATCAACGACGCAGCCGAGCATCGCAAGTTCTTCGATGACATCCAACGCCGAGGTTTGGAACGTCTTGCCGCCAAGAAAAACGTGCCATGA
- a CDS encoding M20 family metallopeptidase — MHDPVELLETLIAIPSVNPMGRDVSGPEFGEARMTAFLEDWFATLGVATEKVEVLPGRFNVLARYDAGPDRPTILLDAHQDTVPVDGMTIPPFEPAIQEGKLFGRGACDVKGGMAAMLAAFARLVTQRPAGAANVVMSCSCEEEAEALGVKDLVKLWSEPGRGIASLKIAPDVAVVAEPTDLDVVVAHRGATRWKLRTTGRACHSSRPDDGVNAIYKMSQVLSGLQKFVAHLKETIPAHPLCGPATISVGRIEGGLSVNTVPDRCEIEIDRRVIPGEDGFAVIAETEAFLRKNIDVDFEMLPPWITGISLSDEHNSKLADRMLESVAAVAGPHKKVGVAYGTNASRIAASGVPSIVCGPGSINQAHTESEWIDIEELRQAAEIYYRFCAGE; from the coding sequence GTGCACGACCCCGTTGAGTTACTAGAAACGCTCATAGCAATCCCCAGCGTCAATCCCATGGGCCGCGACGTTTCCGGGCCTGAGTTTGGCGAAGCCCGCATGACGGCTTTCTTGGAAGATTGGTTTGCCACACTCGGCGTGGCGACCGAAAAAGTCGAGGTCCTGCCGGGACGATTTAACGTGTTGGCCCGCTATGATGCCGGCCCCGATCGCCCCACGATTTTATTGGATGCCCATCAAGACACCGTGCCGGTCGATGGCATGACCATTCCGCCCTTTGAACCGGCCATTCAAGAGGGCAAACTCTTTGGCCGCGGCGCCTGCGATGTCAAAGGGGGCATGGCCGCTATGCTTGCTGCTTTCGCACGATTGGTCACCCAGCGTCCGGCAGGGGCTGCGAATGTCGTGATGTCCTGTTCCTGCGAAGAAGAAGCCGAAGCACTCGGCGTCAAAGATCTCGTCAAACTGTGGTCCGAACCAGGGCGGGGAATTGCCTCTCTGAAGATAGCTCCCGACGTCGCTGTGGTTGCCGAACCAACTGACCTAGACGTGGTTGTGGCCCATCGCGGGGCGACCCGTTGGAAATTGCGAACGACCGGACGCGCCTGTCATAGCTCGCGTCCTGACGATGGCGTGAACGCTATCTACAAAATGAGCCAAGTCCTGTCCGGCTTGCAAAAATTTGTCGCACATCTCAAGGAGACCATTCCGGCACACCCCCTCTGCGGACCGGCGACCATTAGCGTGGGCCGTATCGAGGGAGGACTGAGTGTGAACACCGTCCCGGATCGTTGCGAAATCGAAATCGACCGCCGCGTGATTCCCGGTGAGGACGGTTTCGCGGTGATTGCCGAAACGGAGGCGTTTCTCCGCAAAAATATCGACGTCGACTTCGAAATGCTGCCTCCTTGGATCACTGGTATCTCGCTGTCGGATGAGCACAATAGCAAATTGGCCGACCGCATGCTGGAGTCTGTCGCAGCAGTCGCCGGCCCGCACAAAAAAGTCGGCGTCGCCTACGGCACAAACGCCTCACGCATCGCCGCCTCCGGCGTCCCCTCCATCGTCTGCGGCCCCGGTTCGATCAACCAAGCCCACACCGAGTCGGAGTGGATCGACATTGAGGAACTGCGGCAAGCCGCCGAGATCTACTACCGTTTCTGCGCCGGCGAATGA
- the ffh gene encoding signal recognition particle protein, which produces MFESITQGLTGALDALRGQTKLTEKNIADSLGQVRQALLEADVAYDVAKSFTDRVTENAIGRKVLNSINPGQQLVGVVYEELIHLMGPVDHSLHLAGKDEVTVIMLCGLQGSGKTTTCGKLSRILMNSGRRPMMVAADLQRPAAIEQLKTLGGQLDVPVHFEDPQGNSAVNVCRNGLKAAKAAGNIDTLILDTAGRLHIDDDLMKELEQIDNRLHPKQVLFVCDAMTGQDAVNSAKAFNEALELDGVILTKLDGDARGGAALSVKHVTGVPIKYVGVGEQLDKLQEFHPDRMAERILGMGDMRSLVEEAQAKFDQEEMEAAEEKMREGKFTLDTFLSTMKQMKKLGPMGEVMKMIPGMGGAVEAMGDMNPDDDMKQIEGIIQSMTPHERSNPDVIDISRRRRIAKGSGVDPADVNKLLKDFGGMQGMMSKMAGMSIRERMRAVKELGEGGLMNPGAQIHQTKQRSKRGPQDKRKIQQLKKKQRKNAKQQKKRNRKR; this is translated from the coding sequence ATGTTTGAGAGTATCACTCAGGGTTTGACCGGCGCTCTGGATGCGTTGCGCGGCCAAACGAAACTCACCGAGAAAAACATCGCGGATAGTCTCGGGCAAGTTCGGCAAGCTTTGCTCGAAGCGGATGTTGCCTACGACGTCGCCAAAAGTTTCACCGACCGCGTTACGGAAAATGCGATCGGTCGAAAAGTGCTCAACTCGATCAATCCCGGGCAACAGCTGGTCGGCGTGGTCTATGAAGAGTTGATCCACCTGATGGGGCCGGTTGATCATTCTTTGCATCTGGCGGGCAAAGACGAAGTCACGGTCATCATGCTCTGCGGCTTGCAGGGGAGCGGTAAGACGACCACCTGCGGTAAGTTGTCCCGCATTTTGATGAACAGCGGCCGTCGCCCGATGATGGTGGCGGCCGACTTGCAGCGTCCGGCGGCGATTGAACAGCTCAAAACCCTGGGCGGCCAACTTGATGTGCCGGTGCACTTTGAGGATCCGCAAGGCAACTCGGCGGTCAACGTCTGTCGTAACGGGCTGAAAGCGGCCAAGGCGGCGGGGAATATCGACACGTTGATCCTGGATACCGCCGGCCGGTTGCATATCGACGACGACTTGATGAAAGAGCTGGAGCAGATCGATAACCGGCTGCATCCCAAGCAAGTGCTGTTTGTCTGCGATGCGATGACTGGACAGGACGCGGTCAATTCCGCCAAGGCCTTTAACGAGGCGTTAGAACTGGACGGTGTGATTCTCACCAAGCTCGACGGCGACGCACGCGGTGGAGCGGCTTTGAGCGTCAAGCATGTGACCGGGGTTCCCATTAAGTATGTCGGGGTTGGCGAGCAACTCGATAAACTGCAGGAATTTCATCCCGACCGCATGGCAGAGCGGATTCTGGGGATGGGGGACATGCGGTCGCTGGTCGAAGAGGCTCAGGCCAAATTTGATCAGGAGGAGATGGAGGCGGCCGAGGAGAAGATGCGTGAGGGGAAATTCACGCTCGATACCTTCCTCTCCACGATGAAGCAGATGAAAAAGCTGGGCCCGATGGGGGAAGTCATGAAAATGATTCCCGGCATGGGGGGCGCAGTCGAAGCGATGGGCGACATGAATCCCGACGACGATATGAAGCAGATCGAAGGGATCATTCAGTCGATGACGCCGCACGAACGGAGCAACCCGGACGTGATCGACATCAGCCGTCGACGGCGGATTGCGAAAGGCTCTGGTGTTGACCCGGCGGACGTCAATAAACTGCTCAAAGACTTTGGCGGCATGCAGGGGATGATGTCCAAGATGGCCGGGATGTCGATTCGCGAGCGGATGCGGGCGGTCAAAGAGCTGGGTGAGGGGGGCCTGATGAATCCCGGAGCTCAGATTCACCAGACCAAGCAGCGCAGCAAACGGGGACCGCAGGACAAACGCAAAATCCAGCAATTGAAGAAGAAGCAGCGCAAAAACGCCAAACAGCAGAAAAAAAGGAATCGCAAGCGGTAA
- the trmD gene encoding tRNA (guanosine(37)-N1)-methyltransferase TrmD produces the protein MRFDILTLFPGLFESYLQQSLLKKAIDAGLVDIQRWNIRDWATGVHKSVDDKPYGGGPGMLITCEPTFDCVEAVQKAAPQPGRLIMLSPQGRQLDQQLVSELAEEERLLLLCGRYEGFDDRIREGLQPLEVSAGDFICNGGEVPAMLVIDAVIRLVPDVLGDETSSKYDSFSDSARLEYPQYTRPREFRGMKVPDVLLSGNHQEIARWREQESLKRTQERRSDLLD, from the coding sequence ATGCGGTTCGATATTCTGACGTTGTTTCCCGGTCTGTTTGAGAGCTATTTGCAGCAGAGTCTGCTGAAAAAGGCGATCGACGCGGGGTTGGTGGACATCCAGCGGTGGAACATCCGAGATTGGGCAACGGGTGTTCACAAGTCGGTGGATGACAAGCCGTACGGCGGCGGACCGGGGATGTTGATTACCTGCGAGCCGACGTTTGATTGCGTCGAAGCGGTGCAAAAAGCAGCTCCCCAACCGGGGCGGCTGATCATGCTCAGTCCGCAAGGACGGCAGTTGGATCAACAATTGGTATCAGAGTTAGCGGAAGAAGAACGGTTGCTGTTGTTGTGCGGCCGGTATGAAGGATTTGACGACAGGATTCGGGAAGGTTTGCAGCCGTTGGAAGTCTCAGCGGGAGATTTCATCTGTAACGGCGGCGAAGTCCCGGCCATGTTGGTGATCGACGCGGTGATTCGTCTGGTCCCCGATGTGCTCGGTGACGAGACCAGCAGCAAATACGATTCGTTTTCCGATTCGGCCCGTCTGGAGTATCCGCAATACACCAGGCCGCGCGAGTTTCGGGGGATGAAAGTTCCCGATGTGTTGTTGAGCGGCAATCACCAAGAGATCGCCCGTTGGCGCGAACAAGAGAGTCTCAAACGGACTCAAGAACGTCGCAGTGATTTGTTGGACTGA
- a CDS encoding signal recognition particle receptor subunit alpha, translated as MLESLTQSLADALKPLRWQSRFTQKDIADRLEAVRLALLKEDVADEVARILTDRIIDATICRQVRKSMDPWQQLLRVIYEELFKMMGQIGMQGVDAQSLNLRADGELSILLLCGQPGSGTTTTCGKLALKLKNNGYRLMLVAADLQNPAGVERMKAIGSQLDVPVYCEASRNDTVFDVCYKARRAARVAGNVDVLILDTSGRQHMDSKWISNFTRTKRHMRPRQVLYVCDATTSQAGVDTAKIIHDYHKLDGVILTKMDVDAHGGALLSMKHMTGMPIKFLGVGEQLDQFQEFDPHRIAKRMLGIVEKPSAAGETMRDGKFTLDTFLSTMKQMKKRGPMEEVMKMIPGMGAAVEAIGDMNPDDDMKQIEGIIQSMTPHERSNPDVIDISRRRRIAKGSGVDPADVNKLLKDFGGMQGMMSKMAGMSIRERMWEVKELGEYRLFNPDPPDEIEPEFDDDVENEKDDE; from the coding sequence ATGCTAGAAAGTCTCACCCAAAGCTTGGCCGACGCACTCAAACCATTACGGTGGCAATCCAGGTTTACACAGAAAGACATTGCCGATCGTCTCGAAGCTGTTCGGCTGGCATTGCTCAAGGAAGACGTCGCCGATGAGGTCGCCCGGATACTCACCGACCGCATTATTGATGCGACCATTTGCCGCCAAGTGCGCAAGTCGATGGATCCCTGGCAACAACTCCTCAGAGTGATTTATGAGGAGCTGTTCAAAATGATGGGACAGATCGGCATGCAGGGGGTAGACGCTCAGTCGCTCAACCTCCGTGCGGACGGCGAGCTCTCCATCCTGTTGTTGTGTGGCCAGCCGGGAAGTGGCACAACAACGACCTGTGGGAAACTGGCGCTCAAATTGAAGAACAACGGATACCGTCTGATGTTGGTGGCAGCTGACTTGCAGAACCCGGCCGGTGTCGAACGGATGAAGGCCATCGGCAGCCAACTGGACGTGCCGGTTTATTGTGAGGCTTCTAGAAACGACACGGTATTTGATGTTTGCTACAAGGCTCGAAGAGCGGCGCGTGTGGCTGGCAACGTCGATGTCTTGATACTGGATACTTCCGGCCGGCAACACATGGATAGCAAATGGATCTCAAATTTCACTAGAACAAAACGCCATATGCGTCCTCGGCAGGTGCTCTATGTCTGCGATGCGACGACAAGTCAAGCAGGAGTGGACACTGCGAAAATCATTCATGACTATCATAAGCTCGACGGCGTGATCCTCACCAAAATGGACGTCGATGCCCACGGTGGGGCGCTACTCAGCATGAAACATATGACCGGTATGCCGATCAAATTTTTAGGGGTCGGTGAGCAGTTGGACCAGTTCCAAGAGTTTGATCCTCACCGTATAGCAAAACGGATGTTGGGAATCGTAGAGAAGCCGTCGGCGGCAGGGGAGACAATGCGTGATGGGAAATTCACGCTCGATACCTTCCTCTCCACGATGAAGCAGATGAAAAAGCGAGGCCCGATGGAGGAGGTCATGAAGATGATTCCCGGTATGGGGGCTGCGGTCGAAGCGATCGGCGACATGAACCCCGACGACGACATGAAGCAGATCGAAGGAATCATTCAGTCGATGACGCCGCACGAACGGAGCAACCCGGACGTGATCGATATCAGTCGTCGTCGTCGGATTGCGAAAGGTTCTGGTGTTGACCCGGCGGACGTCAATAAACTGCTCAAAGACTTTGGCGGCATGCAGGGGATGATGTCCAAGATGGCCGGGATGTCGATTCGCGAGCGGATGTGGGAGGTCAAGGAGTTGGGGGAGTACAGACTGTTCAATCCGGATCCGCCAGACGAGATTGAGCCTGAGTTTGATGACGATGTTGAAAACGAAAAGGACGATGAGTGA
- a CDS encoding SlyX family protein produces MSDPTPAADPTLANRVTELEILVMHMQADFQKVNSVVLEQQREIDALTKSLDRLGSKVDKLGEEPEKRDPVQERPPHY; encoded by the coding sequence ATGTCGGACCCCACACCTGCTGCAGACCCAACTCTTGCCAACCGCGTCACCGAATTAGAAATCCTGGTGATGCACATGCAGGCGGACTTTCAAAAGGTCAATTCGGTCGTGCTGGAGCAACAGCGCGAAATCGATGCGCTCACCAAAAGCCTGGACCGCCTCGGATCGAAAGTTGACAAATTAGGCGAAGAACCTGAAAAACGCGATCCTGTTCAGGAACGGCCTCCACACTATTGA
- the rpsP gene encoding 30S ribosomal protein S16, giving the protein MAVRIRMKRLGRRHRPFYRICVIDQRKQRNGKSIEDIGTYDPMIRDKSQRVSLNMERVDYWVSVGAQPSENVQALIKKVKLNKFGAVKTPPPLTAPKPLPEPEPEVAAEAESTEAAAEGAEEAPAEAAAEETAAE; this is encoded by the coding sequence GTGGCAGTTCGTATTCGGATGAAGCGATTGGGACGGCGACACCGCCCGTTTTATCGCATCTGTGTGATCGACCAACGGAAACAGCGTAACGGTAAGTCCATCGAGGACATCGGGACCTACGATCCCATGATTCGCGACAAGTCGCAGCGGGTTTCGCTGAACATGGAGCGGGTCGACTACTGGGTGTCGGTCGGTGCACAACCCTCGGAAAACGTGCAGGCCTTGATTAAGAAGGTCAAATTGAACAAATTCGGAGCTGTGAAGACTCCGCCGCCATTGACGGCTCCCAAGCCGCTGCCCGAACCGGAACCGGAAGTCGCCGCTGAAGCGGAATCGACTGAAGCAGCTGCCGAAGGTGCTGAGGAAGCTCCGGCAGAAGCAGCAGCCGAAGAAACAGCCGCCGAGTAA
- a CDS encoding endonuclease/exonuclease/phosphatase family protein encodes MSDTPPAENQRPLRTRRRLFVVVGCIALLVVGPYIVSRIRSPGRRVRVYGESERAAATDTLPGLLRIVTYNIAHGRGAIDDNWQGTNTAKRNRIEQIAQFLAGTDADVVVLNEVDFDSTWSGHQNQAAAIAAEAGFAYRVEQRNLDFRFLYGSWKFGNAILSKYPIIDAQVVDLPPHADWEDWLVGRKRGVVATLQLPDQQRVRVLAVHLEHRREVNRVRGAKAIVDVAKSSEVPLIVAGDLNSTPPGFPDARTTADGENAMAILQESGLFQWRPRAAPTPSDMTYSSTNPTQVIDWILIPSNATFVAYEVLAGDLSDHRAVSATLRFAE; translated from the coding sequence ATGTCCGATACGCCACCTGCTGAGAATCAGCGGCCGTTGCGAACACGACGACGACTCTTCGTCGTTGTCGGCTGCATCGCATTGTTGGTAGTCGGACCGTACATCGTCAGCCGCATCCGCAGCCCCGGTCGCCGTGTCCGTGTTTATGGGGAGAGCGAACGCGCCGCAGCGACTGATACCCTGCCTGGGTTGCTTCGCATCGTCACATACAACATCGCCCACGGTCGCGGCGCGATTGATGACAACTGGCAAGGGACCAACACGGCCAAAAGGAATCGCATTGAGCAGATCGCCCAATTCCTAGCTGGGACCGACGCCGATGTCGTGGTGCTCAACGAAGTCGACTTCGACTCCACTTGGAGTGGACACCAAAACCAAGCCGCCGCCATCGCCGCCGAGGCCGGGTTTGCTTATCGCGTCGAACAGCGTAATCTCGATTTCCGTTTTCTGTACGGCAGTTGGAAATTCGGCAACGCGATCTTAAGCAAGTATCCGATCATCGACGCCCAGGTCGTCGACCTGCCGCCGCATGCCGACTGGGAAGACTGGCTCGTCGGTCGCAAACGGGGTGTCGTCGCCACGCTGCAACTCCCCGATCAACAGCGCGTGCGGGTCCTGGCAGTTCACCTGGAGCATCGCCGCGAAGTCAATCGTGTCCGGGGAGCGAAAGCGATTGTCGACGTCGCAAAGTCATCGGAAGTCCCGTTAATCGTCGCCGGTGATTTGAATTCCACACCACCCGGTTTTCCGGACGCTAGAACTACCGCCGACGGCGAAAACGCGATGGCGATTCTCCAAGAGTCTGGGCTGTTTCAATGGCGACCTCGCGCGGCCCCCACCCCGAGCGATATGACCTATTCCTCGACCAATCCCACACAAGTCATCGACTGGATATTGATCCCCTCCAATGCGACTTTCGTCGCCTATGAAGTGCTCGCGGGGGACCTGTCCGATCATCGCGCGGTGTCCGCCACCTTGCGATTTGCGGAATGA
- the rplS gene encoding 50S ribosomal protein L19, whose amino-acid sequence MDQLLKAVEESSLREEPLEFEIGDTVDVHTRILEGDKERIQIFNGVVIARRGGGTRETFTVRRIVAGEGVERTFPVHSPKIAKLDVLRHGRTRRAKLYYLRDRVGKATRLAERRPKKKQ is encoded by the coding sequence ATGGATCAATTGCTCAAAGCCGTTGAAGAATCTAGCTTGCGTGAAGAACCGCTGGAATTTGAAATCGGCGACACCGTGGACGTGCATACGCGGATCCTCGAAGGGGATAAGGAGCGGATTCAAATTTTCAACGGTGTGGTGATCGCCCGTCGTGGTGGCGGGACGCGGGAAACCTTTACGGTTCGCCGCATTGTCGCTGGTGAAGGGGTCGAACGGACCTTCCCAGTGCATTCGCCGAAAATCGCCAAGTTGGACGTCCTGCGTCACGGACGCACCCGCCGCGCCAAGCTGTACTACCTCCGCGACCGTGTGGGTAAGGCGACGCGTTTGGCCGAACGTCGTCCCAAGAAAAAGCAATAA
- a CDS encoding YraN family protein, with protein sequence MRGWWARAFGNRGERRAARYLRGLGYTIIARQHTNRYGEVDLIARDGDCLVFVEVKTRKSTAAGHPAEAVDRTKQGQLTRVALAYLKQHGLLNARSRFDVIAIIWPEAGRTPELQHFQNAFPPVGTGQMFS encoded by the coding sequence ATGCGAGGCTGGTGGGCCAGAGCATTCGGAAATCGAGGCGAGCGGCGCGCCGCCCGATATCTACGCGGCCTGGGCTATACGATCATCGCCCGGCAACACACCAATCGCTACGGCGAAGTCGACCTCATTGCTCGTGACGGAGACTGTCTGGTTTTCGTCGAAGTGAAGACCCGCAAGAGCACCGCCGCCGGCCATCCCGCCGAAGCGGTCGATCGCACCAAGCAAGGCCAGTTGACGCGCGTCGCCTTGGCGTATCTCAAACAGCACGGCTTGTTAAATGCTCGCTCGCGGTTTGACGTGATCGCCATCATCTGGCCCGAAGCAGGCCGCACCCCGGAGTTGCAGCACTTCCAAAATGCGTTTCCACCGGTGGGGACGGGGCAGATGTTTTCTTAA